In the Limanda limanda chromosome 1, fLimLim1.1, whole genome shotgun sequence genome, one interval contains:
- the auh gene encoding methylglutaconyl-CoA hydratase, mitochondrial: MAALMQTFHRGGACSLMAAVLRTRHAVLLGAVPRAVRLPGGGAAERHYSSEPKDDLRVRYLDGEDDGIVVVGINRAKAKNAISKNLVKMMFEAVEDIKNNNKVRSVIFCSLVPGIFCAGADLKERAKMHQSEVGPFVSKARALITELGNLPVPTIAAIDGAALGGGLEMALACDIRIASNTAKMGLVETKLAIIPGAGGTQRLPRVISVSLAKELIFAARVVDGTEACRLGLVSKSVEQNKSGDAAYLQALELAREINPQGPIAVRMAKLAINQGIEVDLSTGLAIEEACYAQLIPTKDRLEGLAAFKEKRRPNFKGE, translated from the exons ATGGCGGCTCTGATGCAGACCTTCCACCGGGGCGGCGCGTGCAGCCTGATGGCGGCCGTCCTCCGCACGAGACATGCTGTTCTCCTCGGGGCTGTTCCGCGCGCGGTGCGGctccccggggggggggcggcggagcGACACTACAGCTCCGAGCCGAAGGACGACCTGCGCGTCCGCTACCTGGACGGAGAGGACGACG GTATTGTTGTCGTGGGAATAAATCGAGCCAAAGCCAAAAATGCCATCAGCAAAAATCTGGTCAAAATG ATGTTTGAAGCTGTGGAAGATATCAAGAACAATAACAAAGTGCGTAGTGTCATTTTCTGTAGTTTGGTTCCTGGGATATTCTGTGCAG GTGCAGATCTGAAGGAGAGAGCCAAGATGCACCAGAGTGAAGTGGGGCCATTTGTGTCCAAAGCCAGAGCACTCATCACAGAGCTGG gtAATCTGCCTGTACCAACAATTGCTGCAATTGACGGAGCTGCTTTAGGTGGAGGCTTGGAAATGGCCCTGGCTTGTGACATCAGAATTGCAT CTAATACTGCCAAAATGGGACTAGTCGAGACTAAACTTGCAATTATTCCTGGAGCAG GTGGTACACAGCGTCTCCCCAGGGTGATCAGTGTCTCTCTTGCTAAGGAGCTCATCTTTGCCGCCCGGGTGGTGGACGGAACAGAGGCGTGTCGTCTGGGTCTCGTCAGTAAATCTGTGGAGCAGAATAAGAGTGGTGATGCTGCCTACTTGCAGGCTCTGGAGCTCGCCCGAGAGATCAACCCTCAG GGCCCGATTGCAGTAAGGATGGCAAAACTTGCGATCAACCAGGGGATAGAG GTGGATTTATCTACAGGTCTGGCCATTGAAGAGGCGTGCTATGCCCAG TTGATACCAACCAAAGATCGATTGGAGGGTTTGGCTGCGTTCAAGGAGAAGAGGCGTCCTAATTTCAAGGGCGAGTGA